The window TTTGATTTTCCTTTTACTGCTTGTTCTAATGGTGTTAATTGTATGGTATCGCTTAATAATCCAACCATATAATTAGATTTCCCTTCTAATAAACTTTCTACTGCTTTCACACCCATTCTAGATGCTAATACACGATCAAAACAAGATGGAGAACCACCACGTTGCATATGCCCCAATACAGAGACACGCACTTCATATTCGGTCATATTTTCTTCTACGTAATCCTTAAGTTCAAAAACATTTTTACCTATTTTATCACCTTCCGCTACTACGACAATACTTGACGATTTACCAGATAATTTACTACGTCTTAAAGATTCTAATAAACGCTCTAGCCCTAAATCCTCTTCAGGAATTAAAATCTCTTCTGCTCCTGCTCCAACACCAACATTTAATGCGATATGGCCTGCATCACGCCCCATAACTTCGACAAAAAACAAACGGTTATGCGAACTCGCTGTATCTCTAATTTTATCTATAACTTCAACGACAGTATTTAAAGCCGTATCATATCCTAAAGTATGCGACGTTCCGAAAATATCATTATCTATAGTTCCTGGAATACCCATTACTGGGAAATCAAATTCTTGATTAAAAATTAAGGCTCCTGTAAATGTACCATCACCACCAACAACCACTAATCCATCAATGTTTGCTTCTTTTAATGAATCGTATGCCTTTTGACGTCCTTCTTTAGTACGAAACTCTTTAGATCTAGCAGATTTTAAGATTGTTCCACCTTTATTTATAATACCTTTTACGTTACGTGCCGTTAACTCTTTAAAGTCGCCTTCAATCATACCTTCATATCCACGATAGATTCCAGCACATTCAATATTATAATAGGCACAAGTTCTGGCTACCGAACGGATAGCTGCATTCATCCCAGGAGAATCTCCACCGGAGGTCATTACAGCAATTTTTTTTATATTTTTTGACATGTATTTTTACTTATTACAGTAAAACTAATAAAGAAATATTAGATAATACATTGCTTTTACTAAAATTTAACGATAAGCTTAAAACTATAACGTTTTCGTTAATAACTTAATAAAATACAGGGTGTTAATTATCAAAAAACAAGATTAAAGCACTTAGGATTACTCTTTTTTTAGCTTACTAACCTCAGGGAGGATGGAGTTATTTTCTGTGTCAGGTTCGGTTGCTTTATTGTCTTTTAATGGTGCTGAATTATCCTCTTCTTCTTCCTTAGGATTAAAAATTTTACGCATTAACTCTCCAAACGTATCAAAAGACACACTGTAGGATAATCCTAAGCCCTGTGTATAGCCAATTTCTTCTCCAAAATTTCTAATACTATTCTCTCTATTAAACACTTTAGCCGTAAGTGTACCTTCTTCATTTAATAAAAAGTCAATTTGTAAATCCCCTGCAATAACAGAGTCTCCTAAACCTCCTACAGGAACACCTACTTTTCCATTAATTAAAACGCGATCCGATATTTTAGTTTGTAACGTTAACCCAACACGATTATCCGTTTGGTAATCTGGATTACTAGAACCTGCTTCAAAATTTACACCTACATCAAGTTTACCATCGCCACTAGATAATAAACTATTAACTAATCCATTTAATCTTTCGGTTAGTGTTCCAGAAAAATTAAGATCATTAAATCCACTACTAAAAGCGCCTGTCGTTAACAGGTACAAGGCTTGACTTTCTTTTTCTTCTTTAGAATCTAATCTGTAATTTAATTCCGATTTTATTGTTGACTCTGTGGTCGGGAAAGCAAAACTATATTCTGGGTCTGGTCTTTCCAATTTACCAGATAACTCAATAAACAATTCGACAGGAATACTTCTACTTATTGGATTATCTAATAAAGGAGATGGATTTGCACGTGTAGCATACTTTGCTTTAATTTGAATAATAGCATCTAATGGTGGCCCATTCCATTGTATATTACTAACATAAGGCTCTACAGTAAATTTCTTTTCTATGATACCGCCATATAAAAAGTTATAAACGCCTTCATAAACGACAAAATCACCATACATATTAAACTTATCATTGGTATTGATTTCTATTAACAAACCACCAACACCGCGTCCTTTCATTGTGTGACCCGAAGCTTTATCTATTATAATTTCAATCTCCGCCTCCTCAGTAACATCTAATTCAAAATTTAGATCTAAACCAGTTTCTACAAGATTCTCTAGAACAACACCTTTTAGTTTAGCATCTTTTTCTTCTGGACTTAAAAAATGAATGATGGAATTATCTCCAAAATCCTCATTATCATTTAAGGGTATTTTAAAAACAGTTCCTTTTTTAGTCCGTGCAATGACATTGATACTTAACCCCTCAGTTGGTCCATAAATGGACGCAGAGCCCCCTATAAATCCAGTACCATAATATAAGGAGTCTTCGTTTTCTTTTGTATCAAGCACTAATAGTCTTGCTGTTTTTAGATTTAGGTCCAGTTTCCATTTAGAAAAATTAGTATGACTGATACTCCCCTCTAAAACCCCTTTAGTGTTTTCTTTTGTATCAGTAATATTAATTTTATTGAAGAAAAAACTTTGATTTTTTAAAAACACAGACGCTTGTTCCTCAAAATCATAATCAACATTTAAATAAGGCACACCTAATCCCCCATGATCAATATTTAATTGTCCATTAAACTCTGGTTTGTTTAAATTACCAACCACTTTTATGTTTCCTAAAACATCACCTCTAATATTACTTAAGACCCCTTCTAAAAAAGGATTAAGCAACTCTAAACTAAATTGGTTAAACCCTAAATCAACATCAATAAAAGCATCATCATTAATTACATTAACATTTCCTATTGCTGTAAACGAATTGGTGTTATCATCTTTAATTTTAGCCTCAATTTTATACCTAGATAGCGTTTCATTTCCTTTTATTTTAGCATCAAAAGAGCCTAGAAAAGTGTTATTAACTTCCAAGTCGTCAATAGTAATAGAAGCATTTGGTAAGTAATTTCCACTTTCCTGTAAAATATCTAAATTACCATTAATATTACCTGCTAAAGACAGCTTTTCTACTTCGGGAATAATTTTATTTAGATCAACATCTTTGAAATTTAGTTTTAAATCTTTGTATGTAGAATCCCTAACTGTACCTTTTAATTTAATTTCTTCATTCTCATGATTCATTACAAGTTGTTCAATCTTAAAATTGTTTAAATCACGATCAAAAATTATTTTATTCAACTTGTTTTTATCCTCATTAACAAACCATTTATTGCCCTTAAACGTAACATCACTCTTTTTAAAACCTAAAACCGATAAATTTTCTTCATTAATAGTATGATAAAAACTTAAATTATAAGCATCATCATTTCGTTTTCCTCCTTTAAATTCTGAACGCATAAACAAGGTGTCATTAAGCGTTACATTAATTAAATTAAATTTAGAGATATTATAATGCTTAGTGTAAACACTATCAATTTCTACGTACGTATTAAACAGCGGATTATTGTTATCGACTTGCAATTCTATTTTATCGGCAAAATAATCTAACAACTTAATTTTTGGCGATTTAAAGGTTAATTTAAAAGCTTTCTCATTACTCTCTACCCTTCCTTTTATAAAGGTATTAGCACCGACTTCTACTTCCGGCAAAAACACTTCGACAATCTTATTATAAATTTTAAAATTAAAGTCTATATATTGATTACCTTCAATTTTATTAGGCACATAATTAGCATAAATACTTTTAATTGAATTTTCAAAAAGTAATTCCAAATCATTAAATTTAAAATTCCCTTTTAATTGCCCTTCAACTATTTCTGGCGAATTAACTTTTATAAATCTTTCGTTATCTACAAACTCCGAGCTAATTGCAAAATCTTTAAATGTGTACGTATCTTTTTCATTTTTATAGACTGTATTTTTAAAATTAATACTACCAACAGCATCATCAATAGTATTAGCAGTCATCTTCATGTCAACAATACCAGTAAACTCTGATTGCTCATCTCTATTATATAAATTAAGTGCTTTTAGATTGGCATACGCTACATTTGCGACAAAATCAAATGTTCTTACATCGTCTGATAAATCAGCTAAACCATCAAATTCTAACTTTAAATTTTTATCGTTAGAAATTAATTTTCCATTAAATTTACTTCGTTTGTACTGTCCGTTTACAACAATATTTTGATAATTGTAATTATTATAATTGATACTATATATATCACCTTTTAATTTAGTGGTAAGAATTTCTTTTTTAAATCCATCTCCATCTACATCCACATTAAAAGAGGTGGTTCCTAACTTAGGATCGTCTAACATTTCACCTAAATTAAATTCGTCTAAAATAATATTACCTTTATAAGAAGCATAATCTATATTATCTATATTAGACATTTCTAAATTAGAATTTACAAGCCCAAGCGCTGTACTAATTTCTATATCGGCTACAATTTTATGAGAGGTAATGTTTGTAGTACCCACCGCTGTAAAATTGCCAAGCTTACCAAATATTGAGGGAATAGATTCTCCTAAAACATTAGGCAAAAGGTCTTTTAAGTCCTTATAATTAGAAGATAAATTATCAAAGTTACCTTGCATCGCGAAATTATCAGCTTCGCTATTAAATAAATTTTTAAAATTTAATGTTCCATAAATCTTAGTGTTTCTACTAGTATCTAACTTTAAATTTTCAGTCGTTAAATTATTTAAAGTTCCTGATAATTTGGTAGAGAAGTTAGCGTATTGATTTACACCAAATTCATTATAAAACACATTTAATTCATCTAATAAAATCCGTCCTTCTGTAAAATTAGCTGAGACCTTAACCTTGTCTTCAAACTCTTTAAAATCCGCTCTATCATAATTAAAAACTAACTCCCCTTTAATAAAAGATTCGTGTGTTTTTAAATTAAGATTATCAAAACGCATTTCTGATAACGTATACGAAAAATCAGAGGTTAAGTTCTCTAATTTCAAGCCACGACTATCTTCAAATTGCATCGTGTTTATTCTGCTTTTTACATTACTCCCATCAATCA is drawn from Psychroserpens sp. NJDZ02 and contains these coding sequences:
- the pfkA gene encoding 6-phosphofructokinase; translation: MSKNIKKIAVMTSGGDSPGMNAAIRSVARTCAYYNIECAGIYRGYEGMIEGDFKELTARNVKGIINKGGTILKSARSKEFRTKEGRQKAYDSLKEANIDGLVVVGGDGTFTGALIFNQEFDFPVMGIPGTIDNDIFGTSHTLGYDTALNTVVEVIDKIRDTASSHNRLFFVEVMGRDAGHIALNVGVGAGAEEILIPEEDLGLERLLESLRRSKLSGKSSSIVVVAEGDKIGKNVFELKDYVEENMTEYEVRVSVLGHMQRGGSPSCFDRVLASRMGVKAVESLLEGKSNYMVGLLSDTIQLTPLEQAVKGKSKINEELIRVSDIMTT
- a CDS encoding translocation/assembly module TamB domain-containing protein, with the protein product MQTRVAKYTTDWVNKEYKTNINIEKIGLQYNGEVEIKGVLIRDFKKDTLISATTLNTSIINFRKLYNGKLNFGDISVEDLVFNIVTYKDESSTNLDVFVARFDSDNPRAKKSEFLLSSSDITISNGTFKLIDQNKETPQIVRFNKINLNGTNFLIDGSNVKSRINTMQFEDSRGLKLENLTSDFSYTLSEMRFDNLNLKTHESFIKGELVFNYDRADFKEFEDKVKVSANFTEGRILLDELNVFYNEFGVNQYANFSTKLSGTLNNLTTENLKLDTSRNTKIYGTLNFKNLFNSEADNFAMQGNFDNLSSNYKDLKDLLPNVLGESIPSIFGKLGNFTAVGTTNITSHKIVADIEISTALGLVNSNLEMSNIDNIDYASYKGNIILDEFNLGEMLDDPKLGTTSFNVDVDGDGFKKEILTTKLKGDIYSINYNNYNYQNIVVNGQYKRSKFNGKLISNDKNLKLEFDGLADLSDDVRTFDFVANVAYANLKALNLYNRDEQSEFTGIVDMKMTANTIDDAVGSINFKNTVYKNEKDTYTFKDFAISSEFVDNERFIKVNSPEIVEGQLKGNFKFNDLELLFENSIKSIYANYVPNKIEGNQYIDFNFKIYNKIVEVFLPEVEVGANTFIKGRVESNEKAFKLTFKSPKIKLLDYFADKIELQVDNNNPLFNTYVEIDSVYTKHYNISKFNLINVTLNDTLFMRSEFKGGKRNDDAYNLSFYHTINEENLSVLGFKKSDVTFKGNKWFVNEDKNKLNKIIFDRDLNNFKIEQLVMNHENEEIKLKGTVRDSTYKDLKLNFKDVDLNKIIPEVEKLSLAGNINGNLDILQESGNYLPNASITIDDLEVNNTFLGSFDAKIKGNETLSRYKIEAKIKDDNTNSFTAIGNVNVINDDAFIDVDLGFNQFSLELLNPFLEGVLSNIRGDVLGNIKVVGNLNKPEFNGQLNIDHGGLGVPYLNVDYDFEEQASVFLKNQSFFFNKINITDTKENTKGVLEGSISHTNFSKWKLDLNLKTARLLVLDTKENEDSLYYGTGFIGGSASIYGPTEGLSINVIARTKKGTVFKIPLNDNEDFGDNSIIHFLSPEEKDAKLKGVVLENLVETGLDLNFELDVTEEAEIEIIIDKASGHTMKGRGVGGLLIEINTNDKFNMYGDFVVYEGVYNFLYGGIIEKKFTVEPYVSNIQWNGPPLDAIIQIKAKYATRANPSPLLDNPISRSIPVELFIELSGKLERPDPEYSFAFPTTESTIKSELNYRLDSKEEKESQALYLLTTGAFSSGFNDLNFSGTLTERLNGLVNSLLSSGDGKLDVGVNFEAGSSNPDYQTDNRVGLTLQTKISDRVLINGKVGVPVGGLGDSVIAGDLQIDFLLNEEGTLTAKVFNRENSIRNFGEEIGYTQGLGLSYSVSFDTFGELMRKIFNPKEEEEDNSAPLKDNKATEPDTENNSILPEVSKLKKE